Within Tissierellales bacterium, the genomic segment GTGCAAAACCACTGTTCTTCTTGGATTACCTTGCAACAGGGCATCTAGACCCAGAAAAAGCAGAGCAAATTGTTGCTGGTATTGCAAGAGGATGTATGGATTCGGGTAGTGCTCTAATTGGAGGAGAAACAGCGGAAATGCCAGGATTTTATTCGGATGGAGAATATGATCTAGCAGGATTTTCAGTAGGAGTAGTTGACAAATCAAAGATTATTACAGGAGAAAAGGTATCTAGCGGAGATCAAATCATAGCAGTTCCGTCTAGTGGAGTTCACAGCAATGGTTTTTCATTGGTTAGAAAAATAATAGAAATTGCAAATGTAGATTTAAATGATGTAGAAAAACCTTTTGATAAATCAATAGGAGAGGTACTTCTTGA encodes:
- the purM gene encoding phosphoribosylformylglycinamidine cyclo-ligase, translating into MKETTLNYKSAGVDVEAGYEAVARMKRHVKKTFNQSVLTDLGNFGGLYALGNEGGNEPVLVSGTDGVGTKLKLAFDLDKHDTIGIDCVAMCVNDIICHGAKPLFFLDYLATGHLDPEKAEQIVAGIARGCMDSGSALIGGETAEMPGFYSDGEYDLAGFSVGVVDKSKIITGEKVSSGDQIIAVPSSGVHSNGFSLVRKIIEIANVDLNDVEKPFDKSIGEVLL